A genomic segment from Lycium ferocissimum isolate CSIRO_LF1 unplaced genomic scaffold, AGI_CSIRO_Lferr_CH_V1 ctg1426, whole genome shotgun sequence encodes:
- the LOC132042245 gene encoding uncharacterized protein LOC132042245, which produces MVLARTIDSGLANMTNLPVRVLMSRWFMVFGTILILSASGATYMFGLYSSDIKSSLGYDQTTLNLLSFFKDLGSNVGILSGLLNEISPPWVVLLIGAVLNFFGYFMIWMAVTKKFSTPKVWLMCLYICIGGNSQSFANTGALVTCVKNFPESRGAVLGLLKGFVGLSGAILTQIYHATYGNDTTSLILLIGWLPAVISFIFLRTIRIMKVVRIAHELKVFYRFLYMSLGLAGYLMVIIIVQNKLNFTRAEYVLTAALVLFLLFLPLGLVIKEEIDSWKVKKQALDSISKVKVVTEKPKIEAPQLPPLLAATTATLDKQSLDSVDPEVKLVTQKSKSDQATQLPPSSAGTSTVDLKDPELSCWKTVFRPPNRGEDFTILQALFSLDMLILFLATICGLGGTLTAIDNLGQIGTSLGYPNKSISTFVSLVSIWNYLGRAVAGFLSEHILKKYKFPRPLALTITLIISCIGHILIAFNVPGGLYVASIIIGFCFGAQWPLIYAIISELFGLKYYSTLYNFGSVASPIGSYLLNVRVAGHLYDKEAEKQLKVLGRIRRQGEDLNCDGVDCFKLAFIIITAVTIFGAFVSIILVIRTRKFYKSDIYKKFREQAKAAEMETALTQNGTKG; this is translated from the coding sequence ATGGTATTAGCCAGAACTATCGACAGTGGTCTGGCCAACATGACGAACCTACCTGTACGAGTCTTGATGAGCCGGTGGTTCATGGTGTTTGGAACCATCTTGATCCTGTCGGCGTCTGGTGCCACCTACATGTTCGGCCTATATTCCAGTGACATAAAATCTTCCCTTGGCTATGACCAAACCACCCTCAATCTACTAAGTTTCTTCAAAGATTTAGGATCCAATGTTGGTATTCTATCAGGTCTACTTAATGAAATTTCACCACCATGGGTAGTCCTTTTAATTGGAGCCGTCCTCAATTTTTTTGGCTATTTCATGATATGGATGGCCGTAACCAAAAAATTTTCAACACCTAAAGTTTGGCTAATGTGTTTGTACATTTGTATTGGTGGAAATTCACAATCTTTTGCTAATACTGGAGCACTTGTGACATGTGTCAAGAATTTCCCAGAGTCTCGTGGTGCTGTTCTTGGACTTCTCAAAGGTTTTGTTGGTCTAAGTGGTGCAATTTTGACTCAAATTTATCATGCAACTTATGGTAATGATACTACGTCTCTAATTTTGCTTATTGGTTGGCTTCCGGCtgttatttcatttatttttctacGTACAATTAGGATCATGAAAGTGGTTAGAATTGCACATGAACTCAAAGTGTTCTATAGATTTTTGTATATGTCACTTGGCCTAGCTGGATATCTCATGGTGATTATCATAGTtcaaaataaattgaattttaCAAGGGCTGAGTATGTTTTGACTGCAGCCCTTGttcttttcttgcttttcttACCACTTGGTTTGGTGATAAAGGAAGAAATTGATTCATGGAAAGTCaagaaacaagccttggataGTATTTCTAAGGTGAAAGTGGTAACCGAGAAGCCGAAAATTGAGGCTCCTCAGCTACCACCATTATTAGCTGCCACCACGGCTACTTTAGACAAACAATCTTTGGATAGCGTTGATCCCGAGGTGAAATTAGTGACCCAGAAGTCAAAAAGTGATCAGGCTACTCAATTACCACCATCGTCAGCTGGCACCAGTACTGTTGACTTAAAAGATCCAGAACTTTCTTGCTGGAAGACAGTTTTCCGGCCACCGAACCGAGGCGAAGACTTCACTATACTTCAAGCCCTCTTCAGTCTTGACATGTTAATCCTATTTCTTGCTACAATTTGTGGACTTGGAGGGACTTTAACAGCTATAGACAACTTGGGACAAATTGGAACATCACTTGGCTACCCAAACAAAAGCATTAGCACATTTGTGTCCCTAGTGAGCATATGGAATTATTTAGGAAGAGCGGTGGCTGGTTTCCTCTCTGAACATATCTTGAAAAAATACAAATTTCCAAGACCCTTAGCCCTAACCATAACACTAATAATTTCTTGCATAGGCCACATTCTCATTGCATTTAATGTCCCTGGTGGACTCTATGTTGCATCCATAATTATTGGATTTTGCTTTGGGGCACAATGGCCATTAATTTATGCAATAATTTCTGAACTTTTTGGACTAAAGTACTACTCAACATTGTACAACTTTGGGTCAGTGGCAAGTCCAATTGGGTCATATTTGCTTAATGTGAGAGTGGCTGGTCATTTATATGATAAAGAAGCAGAGAAACAATTGAAGGTATTGGGAAGAATTAGAAGGCAAGGGGAAGATTTGAATTGTGATGGAGTTGACTGTTTTAAATTGGCTTTTATTATTATCACAGCAGTTACTATTTTTGGAGCTTTTGTTTCTATCATTTTGGTGATTAGGACAAGGAAGTTTTATAAGAGTGATATTTATAAGAAATTCAGAGAACAAGCTAAGGCTGCTGAGATGGAAACGGCATTGACACAAAATGGTACAAAGGGATAG